In Caldalkalibacillus salinus, the genomic window TTTTATCTAATGTAAGCTTTTGTTTGCAATACATACATTCATCAACTCTACCCAGCACCTTTGTTTTCTTTTCGCAACTAGGACAAGTGACATATGCTGCTTGTGTTGAAATGAAACCGACCCAAAAGTATATAACAGTACTAAGTAACACCATTGAAACACCTAAAACCATAAATAAGGTAACTGCCCATTGTGCGGTTACAAGGAATGAACCATAAGTCACGATCATACCTCCAAAGACCAGCCCTAAGGCAAAGGTGCGTATAAGGTTTATCTTTCCCTTCAT contains:
- a CDS encoding DUF2614 family zinc ribbon-containing protein produces the protein MKGKINLIRTFALGLVFGGMIVTYGSFLVTAQWAVTLFMVLGVSMVLLSTVIYFWVGFISTQAAYVTCPSCEKKTKVLGRVDECMYCKQKLTLDKKLATNNDFDTKS